GCAAGGTAATGGAGAATCAGGATCGGTAAATCCGATCCCATTCTGTGAATGAGCCTCCGCACACCTCTTTCCGGACATCCCGCGAGAAGAAGCTGAGTGGGGCGAAGATGGTTCCGGATAATTCGGCCCACACGCTCCGTGCGTGCGCGGGACCACCGTAATCTACGGGAAAGACTCTCCATGATGGCCACGGAAACTTTTTCATGATTGTAAAAATGAACTTCATCCTCGTCATCCACTGTCCGGCATGCGGGCTTTCCAATATCGTGCAGAAGGAGAGAACTCATCAGGACCACCCTGTCTTCTCCGGTCGGGACAGTCGGGAAAAGTGGCTTTACTCGTTCCGTAACATCTTCCACCATATTGAGACAGGCCAATGTGTGGGTAAATACATCATCCGGATGGTAGGTGTTCTGAATAACCCCTTTGAGGGAGGAGAGCTCGGGAAGAACTTCCGCTAGAAGTCCGGTTTCGTCCAGAAGAAGAAAGCCTTCATAAGGAAAGGAACTTTCTAAAATAGCATCCAGTTCCATTGTGACTCTCTCTCCCGGCATTCGGGATAAGAAGTGACGGTTTTCCGTCAGAGCACCGAAGGTCGCCCGATCCAGGGCAAAACCGGGCAGGGTAACTTTGAATCGAATGGCTCTCAACAGGCGGACAGGATCTTCTTCGAAGGTTGTCAGAGAAAGCGTTCGAATCAGTTTCCGTTTCAGGTCGTCCTGGC
The sequence above is a segment of the Thermoanaerobaculia bacterium genome. Coding sequences within it:
- a CDS encoding HD domain-containing protein, which translates into the protein MKLNELLSLPCLREAADLARSTERQMYLVGGTVRDIFLRRDIKDIDIAVSGDISQWIHRLGQKLKTRVVTMGKASFMTYRLPLSGTTMDVWELKRMTVEEDAWRRDFSINAVYYDILNDEWIDPTNGQDDLKRKLIRTLSLTTFEEDPVRLLRAIRFKVTLPGFALDRATFGALTENRHFLSRMPGERVTMELDAILESSFPYEGFLLLDETGLLAEVLPELSSLKGVIQNTYHPDDVFTHTLACLNMVEDVTERVKPLFPTVPTGEDRVVLMSSLLLHDIGKPACRTVDDEDEVHFYNHEKVSVAIMESLSRRLRWSRARTERVGRIIRNHLRPTQLLLAGCPERGVRRLIHRMGSDLPILILHYLADRFSRGQDETALHCSKEILELFNRHHDEIIEPKKLVSGEDVMNVLGMVPGPDIGKILDSIVRRQVEGDIATREEALEVLNTIREKYRDR